The bacterium nucleotide sequence TCGATCCTGCTGGGAGGGGCCGCGCGTTTTCCACCGCGTTGCTTCTCGAGGAAGCCGATGATGCGTTCTTCCAGGCCTTCCGGTGCATCCATTCCCAGTCGCTCGTAGGTCGAACGCGTTGATTCAACCGCGCTGGCCATCAAGTCCGCATATCGCACATTTACGACCCGCGCGGGTTCGAACCTGGCCAACTCTACGAGCGCCTGCAGCGCCATTTTCTGAGAGCCAAATGCCTGCTGATCGCGCAGTCCGTCCTCGTGTAGCGGGCCGGGCCCATCGGCGACAAATGCCTGGCAGATGGCTTCCCCTGTCGCGCAGCTCGACACCAACGAGCGATAAGGGTCGCGGTGCGCGAGGACGAAGCGAGCCTCGGGGAATACGTCGGCGAATTGCGCGACCTTCATCGTGGTCATGACGCATTTCAACACGAGATGACCACCCGGTGGGGGTGGGCATTTCCAGATGAGCAGCTGAACCAGCTTGCGGAAATCACGATAGGTTGGGCTGAGGTCGTTCTCTTCCATCCACCGGGTCCAGGTCTTCATCAGGGGCGTGACGCCGCGCCCTAGCATTCCCGTGCAATCGAGGAAGCCCCAGGTGTTCTCGTCTGGCTCATCGGCGTCGACCCAATGCATCTTCTCCAGGCGCGAGCCACGCAGTGGCTCGATGGACGCCTGCAACTTTGCGATACGTGGGTCCGTTGCGTAGGTCTCCCGTTGCGGAGGCGGCAGCGGATCCATGAGTTCCCAGCGCAGGAGAGGTCGGCAATCGGGATGCGTCGCCATCAGGTTGTGCAACAGGGTCGAGCCCGTGCGGGCAGCCCCCGTGATGAAGACGATCGGGGGAACCTCAACGTCCAGGATTTCGGGATGCTCCTTCAGATAGGCCAGAACATCGAGGCGCCGGCACAGATCCCGGACCGCAAGCCGGCGTAGAAACTTGCGTCCGAAGTCGTTGATCTTCGGATTCCCCAGGTCGTGGACCCACGCCAGGAGCGGCCCCTCGAAAGACGGATCGCCGAAATCGGTGCACCCCGTTTTCGCCGCGG carries:
- a CDS encoding sulfotransferase, producing MPETMSLNYDEAVFEEMAAIKDEAAAKTGCTDFGDPSFEGPLLAWVHDLGNPKINDFGRKFLRRLAVRDLCRRLDVLAYLKEHPEILDVEVPPIVFITGAARTGSTLLHNLMATHPDCRPLLRWELMDPLPPPQRETYATDPRIAKLQASIEPLRGSRLEKMHWVDADEPDENTWGFLDCTGMLGRGVTPLMKTWTRWMEENDLSPTYRDFRKLVQLLIWKCPPPPGGHLVLKCVMTTMKVAQFADVFPEARFVLAHRDPYRSLVSSCATGEAICQAFVADGPGPLHEDGLRDQQAFGSQKMALQALVELARFEPARVVNVRYADLMASAVESTRSTYERLGMDAPEGLEERIIGFLEKQRGGKRAAPPSRIETFGYEADAVWCDPTVAKYCETFGVKPERSRKVDTLTGS